In Deinococcus yavapaiensis KR-236, one genomic interval encodes:
- a CDS encoding transcriptional regulator: MFNPPTIDDLQQTRRANEKIVLAALESKPEWVETELARHTGLALSHLRAALASLLDQGRVRRLPGTGTRAVYGLADPGFADVPATELTAEAHKILDYLRGRADSALHMAEQLRMTREDVMAALSLLNAHGLIACTFVGSLVIFRLKEEVKDQAQRQRVA; the protein is encoded by the coding sequence ATGTTTAACCCCCCGACCATTGACGATCTGCAACAGACTCGTCGCGCCAACGAAAAGATCGTCCTCGCCGCTTTGGAAAGCAAGCCCGAGTGGGTCGAGACGGAACTCGCTCGTCACACGGGCTTGGCGCTGTCGCACCTGCGCGCCGCGCTCGCCTCGCTGCTTGACCAAGGCCGCGTGCGCCGCTTGCCCGGCACGGGAACGCGCGCCGTGTACGGCCTTGCCGACCCTGGTTTCGCCGACGTGCCCGCCACGGAGCTCACCGCCGAAGCCCACAAGATCCTCGACTACCTGCGTGGCCGCGCCGACAGTGCCCTGCACATGGCGGAGCAACTGCGCATGACCCGCGAAGACGTCATGGCGGCCCTCAGCCTCCTCAACGCGCACGGCCTCATCGCCTGCACGTTCGTCGGCAGCCTCGTCATCTTCCGCCTCAAGGAAGAAGTCAAGGACCAAGCGCAGCGTCAACGCGTCGCGTAA